A genomic region of Oryza glaberrima chromosome 1, OglaRS2, whole genome shotgun sequence contains the following coding sequences:
- the LOC127767005 gene encoding flowering-promoting factor 1-like protein 2 translates to MSGVWVFRNGVVKLVENPPASANSGGGGGGGGGGGGIRRKALLHMPTGEVVTSYASLERKLAALGWERYYSGGGGGGAAAAAAMMLQFHKRSSVDLISLPKDFSQFGSVHMYDIVVKNRDAFRVIDV, encoded by the coding sequence atgTCGGGCGTGTGGGTGTTCCGGAACGGGGTGGTGAAGCTGGTGGAGAacccgccggcgtcggcgaacagcggcggcggcggcggcggcggcggtggcggcggcggcatccggcgCAAAGCGCTGCTGCACATGCCGACGGGTGAGGTGGTCACCTCCTACGCCTCCCTGGAGCGCAAGCTCGCCGCGCTCGGCTGGGAGCGCTactactccggcggcggcggcggcggcgccgccgccgccgccgccatgatgcTCCAGTTCCACAAGCGCTCGTCGGTGGACCTGATCTCGCTGCCCAAGGACTTCTCCCAGTTCGGCTCCGTCCACATGTACGACATCGTCGTCAAGAACCGCGACGCCTTCCGCGTCATCGACGTCTAA